CCGGCCTGAGCTTTTACCTCCCTTACCGGCAGCCCTATGTAATCTCCGAACAAGAGGCCGCCTACTATTATCAAAACGCCCTCCAGTTGGGGGCTAAGGATCCCTATGGTCCGAGCTATCCCCCGGGATCCGGCCCGGTCAATCCGGCAGCCAGGGCCGCTGGGACAGCTAACCCTGATGAAATAGCCCGGGCGGTGGAAGTCTTCAACCCGCCCCTGCATATAACCAGTTATGATCTCCATGTCGATCTCTCGGCTCCACCCCAAGTCGAGGTCCAGGCTATCCTGAAGCTGGAAAACCGGGGATCTAAGGAGCTCACCCGCCCCTGGCTGGCCCTCAATCACAACTTCCGGGTGACCCAAGCCAAGTGGTCCCAAGGCAGTCCCATTTCCGTCCGGTATGACCCAGCCCGGGCGGACGGTTTCTATCTGGAAGGCTTAACCCTGGCCCCGGGCGAAGGTGGCTATTTAGAGCTGACCTATCAAGGTCAGGCGAATATGTGGTGGCTGGGCGCCTCGGCCTCGCCTCCGCAACTGGTGTACTACAACCACCCCCGCACCTTTTACCTGGCCCCGGAATACGGCTGGTACCCGTTGCCGCACCCGGTGAAGTTTGCCCTGGTGAGTACCGACCAGCGCGGCCAACATTATATAGAAGCACCGGGCAGTACCGCGCCCCGCAGGGAATGGCTGGCCCTGGCACCCCCAACGGGGCTCCCGGGTCGAGCCCATGCTCTGGCCAAGCAAGCTGGCCAAACCACCGATATCTGGACCCGGACCGCTCACTTTCAGGTGGAAGTGACCCTGGCCCCCGCCCAGTCCGGTCCCGGCTTCATGGTGTTGAGCAACCTGGGAGCCGCTACCCCGGCGGAGCCGACGCCCCCCGCCGGGCCTGGCCGCACCGTCAGCTTGGCCGGTGATTCCGCCTACCTGTACCTGATGGGATCGCCCGGCATGAAAGCCTATCCTGGTCCAGGGGGTACCGTCTACGCTGCTTCCGAAATGCAGGTGGAGAAGTTTGTGGCCGGCGGCTTTAGGGCCATAGAATTCATGCAGCAGGCTTGGGACTTGTTTGGAGTTTCACCCCGCTCCTGCCGGGTGATTGCCTGGCCCGCCCCGCGGGTTAATATCGGCAATTTCGGAGGCGACATGATGGACAGCATCGAAGGGTTTTACCTGGGCAATTGGGTCTATTTGGTTGAGCAGAGATCAGATGTTCGCCTGGCCATCTGCGCCATGGATGTGCTGGTGGGCAGGCGCCTGCCCTCCGGTGCGGAAAGCCGCCTTATCGAGGGCCTCCTGGAAAGTCAAAGCCAACAAAAAAAGATCGTTACCACTGAGGGCCACTATCCGGTACCCTGGGAAGATGAGCAAACCCCGCCGGAAAGCCCCGCCCTGCCCACGCCAGCAGATATCGCCAAGTGGATCCAAGGCCATGACCCTGAGACGGTCAAGGCTACCATGCACCGGCTTTACCTCACCGCCCGAAAGCGCCCCCTTGAACCCCAGGATCTGGCCCCGTTTAAAGGAGGGCAAGGTTGATGGGACACAATCACATGGGAGCCCCGATGGGGCTTAATCTAGGAGCCCAATCTCCAACCTGGTGGACCGCAATCGCCGGCATCGCCAGGCGTTCAGCGGCCCAGCTCCGCCTTTTGAAGTCGAGCTTGCCCTTGGCTCTGGGAGTAACCGTCCTGGCCTGGGTACTCCTTCGGTATTACCAGGAACTCACCGGCAACCCAGTCGACCTTTCCCAAGTCCAATCAGTGTTGGAAAAATACCTGGTCTTGGGGGTGGTACCGGCCTCTTTGGCGCTTTGGTCGGACCTGGATGGCAAACGGCCGGGCCTGTTTTTAACCCTGCCGGTATCCAGGCTGGAAATGGTGGTGGTCCGGACCCTCATCCCCACCCTGCTCTGGGCGCTGCTGGCCACCTTGACCCTGGCCTATGTTGACGGTTTTGTGCTAGAGTTAGGGCAGGATCAGGCCTTACCTATGCTGGGCCGGAGTTGGCCGGTAGCAGTCTTTTTGCTAAGCCTGACTAGCTTCCTCAGCACCATGGCTAGGAGTCCGGTGGCCGGCGCCGGCGGGGTCTTGCTCTACTGGCTCCTCCATCATTTACTGGGCCCCTCCAAAATTGGTGCCCGTTTCTACCTGTTTCAGGGCAGCCTGACCATGCAGTCAGCCGGCCGCCCGGGGCAGGAGCTGGCCACCAATCGGGAGGTTTTAATAGCCGCCTCGATCATTATGGCGCTGGCCAGTTGGCTCCTTTTGAGGTCAACCCAGCGGTTTTTGGGAAAGAATTAATATGGGAAAGCTGAAGGGACTATGCCATTGACCGACCAAGAGCTATTGGAACTCATCGCTCAAGGCGACCAAGCCGCTATGGAAGTGCTAGTCTACCGTTACCATGCGGAGATCTATCGCTACCTCTATCGCAGTACCAATAGGGAAAAGTTGGCGGAAGACCTGGCTCAGGAGACCTTTTTGCGGGTGGTAAGATACCTGGGTCAGGGGAAATACCCGGCCCAGTTTCGCCCTTGGGTTTACCGCATCGCCACCAACTTGTTGCGGGACACGTTTAAGAGTGCTGGTTACCAGAGACAAGTCCCCGCCAGCCAGGAAGAAGTGGCCCAGCTAAGCGAGGAAGGGCCGAAGGGTCGAGCTGAGTCAAACCTCATTGACATCGTCCTCAAGCAAGAACTACGTAAGCAGGTGGTGGAAGCTATCCAGGCCTTGCCTAGGGAGCTCCGCCAGGTGATAATCATGCGTTTCTATCAAGAGTTAAAGATCAAAGATATAGCTCAGGCCCTGGGGATGCCCGAGGGCACTATCAAGTCCCGCCTTCACCGGGCCTATTTACAGCTATCCGAGACTCTGGGGGATTATGTGGATGATTCCCAGGCCCAAGGGAATCGCAGGTTCAAGACAGCCAAGGAGTGAGATGGGGGCGCATCGAAACAAGTATGAAAATGCCGGCAGTGCTGGGCAACCCGGTGGAGGGGATGTTTCGGAAGCATCCAAAGATGGGTAAGGTGGTGAGAAGGTATGTCTGACTCAACTGAACTGGATCAGGAAATCGCTCGGGAAGCCAACCTTTCTCTCGAGGCCATTGCCGCTGTTAACGGTAAGCTGCGGACTTATACCGTCCCTGATCCCACCCTCGGGCAAACGCAGGCCTTGATCCAAGTGCTGGCGGCAGAAATGAAGGCGCAGGGACCGGCCCAAGCGGCCCAAGAGCAGGTACAGGCCCCAGCGCGGGCGCAGGCCCAAGCACCCACCCCGGGTTTTGCGGGCTTATACCCGGACTCCGGGCTCCAGCCTCAGGACCTAGCCGGCGATATCGGCTTCCGGGATGTGGTAGCGGCGGTTTTGGCGCAAATCAAGTTCTATCCGGCCTACGTTTGGTTGGTAGCCGGGGCCTTGCTGTTCTTGGGAGCAGCGGCCACCGCCTTCTTTGCCCCTTACCAGATTCACCTCCTGGTGGCGCTGGTGCCCTGGATCGGCAACCTCATTACCTTCTATGGCATCCACCAGACCAAAAGCGTGTGGGCGGACTTGGAGGCCTGCTGCCCCATCTCCCCCGAAGTGCTGGTGCTGGGCCGGTGGCTGGCGGCAGTGATCTTGGATATCTTGGTGGCCACCGCTGTAAGTGCGGCCACAGTCCAGCTGGGCTGGGAGGCCAGCTTGGGGCAGCTGCTCTGGGGTTGGCTGGCGCCCTTGATGTTCAGCTCTGCCTTGGCCTTATTCCTGACTCTAAAGATGGGCATGCCTCAGGCTCTGGTAGCGCTCACTTCCTTCTGGGCCCTGGAGGTGTTGGCCCGAGAGCACCTGGGGCCTTTTAACCTTTTGGCCGTACCCGGGCAATCACCGGGGCTGCTCAGCCAAGCCTCGGCCCTCGCCCTGGCAGCGGTCTTGGTAGCGGGCTCATTGAGGACCTTAAAATACGTGCGAGGAAACCCACCGCCCTATGCAGATTGACTTGGTCCAAGTAGAAAAAACTTTTCCTGATCCCAGCCGGCTGGGCAACAACGTTGCCCCGGGCCGGGCTCCCCGGCCCGGGGGCCAGGCCACCGTGGGGTTGAAAGGCATCACCTACAGCTTCAGCTCCGGGGTCTACGCCGTAGTAGGTCCCAATGGAGCCGGAAAAACCTTGCTCTTGCGGACTATCTGCGGGCTGGAAACCCCTGCCTCCGGCCAGGTCCTGGTCAACGGCCAGGACCTGGCCGCTGCCTCCACCAAACGCTGGCTGGCGGCCCGCTTGGGCTATGTCCCCCAGAATGTTAGCTTGCCGGTCACTTTGAGCGTTGAAGAGGCTTTGCATTACTTTGCCATCCTGCGGGGC
This Clostridia bacterium DNA region includes the following protein-coding sequences:
- a CDS encoding sigma-70 family RNA polymerase sigma factor, which translates into the protein MPLTDQELLELIAQGDQAAMEVLVYRYHAEIYRYLYRSTNREKLAEDLAQETFLRVVRYLGQGKYPAQFRPWVYRIATNLLRDTFKSAGYQRQVPASQEEVAQLSEEGPKGRAESNLIDIVLKQELRKQVVEAIQALPRELRQVIIMRFYQELKIKDIAQALGMPEGTIKSRLHRAYLQLSETLGDYVDDSQAQGNRRFKTAKE
- a CDS encoding ABC transporter ATP-binding protein; amino-acid sequence: MQIDLVQVEKTFPDPSRLGNNVAPGRAPRPGGQATVGLKGITYSFSSGVYAVVGPNGAGKTLLLRTICGLETPASGQVLVNGQDLAAASTKRWLAARLGYVPQNVSLPVTLSVEEALHYFAILRGRPAHARVDVLLRQFELGHLARRRLASLSPGERRRFLIAQSLLTDPWLWVLDEPTSGLDGPGRQMLLQLINRMALSPQRTIIMATNLWEDAEACADQVLTLRSGRILTP